A window of Ursus arctos isolate Adak ecotype North America unplaced genomic scaffold, UrsArc2.0 scaffold_16, whole genome shotgun sequence genomic DNA:
cccaggtagtggactctgtcttttcagagttcaatccaggccatctttgaggagctgcttgctccaagggctcagctactccatctcccttgacaagcagcaggtgcctcagcccacaacaacatccaatgctggtctggggtgagaacaggtccagattgatgtccaatctcaggacccacagatgatcacggcaaggccagaacccacactagaaacaaccagctcccctggggcctgccgaggaaggtggatttcccctgaacctttctccccaccttaggaacagaccaggccgcagcagcatagggaaatgccatgcattccatgctctggacagttctcaggcccaacgtctatgatcttgagcagcgttggagatgctaagcctctgctttctcctgtctgcagtagggatgttgactgatgactcaaaggcatacagttcttaataaagcctattcagagagagaaaggctgtggtggctcagctaacaagatgtgttgaagtgaccaatgctttctcatttcacccctaaaggcaattgtactttcaagcctagagccttttctaggtgggccctcaagtcccttttcttgcacaagttcccgaagggatgggactctctggtctgagccccagaccctgatcatcctggtggttcgtggtgttgaagctgactccattgccccccacaccccccttctctacctggtgggaaaaggaatcatccctgtccctggatgaggcccagacgatgctgaggctccaagaaggcacaatggagcgtttcgtacagtccctggtgccatccttcccagatgggagcatctcaaccacctcaacgatcttctgcatgtacgagatgttcacttcagccacacaggtcctgggccagcagttcaataggtgagtgcccaccccatgcacagcacagggtgagcctcccatctactgggtgtacatctcgggaatggcactacccctctctgaccttccctttcctcttctgaaaagtggggtggttaagaggatgaacctcatacagttactgtaggaaatcatgggaggaaacatggcacgggctactctggtgcttggctctgtagaaagggctcctggacgtgctgggcatcttcttgcttaatagttctctctctccggtcaagaagctctcaagtgcaaccctcacaggccggtggcccttctgggttgacgaaaggaaatgcaaagcaggcagtttctctatgtgcaaaggacttctgagattccatctagatggttctggtagttgtcctttgtgtgagcagctcaggggcacactgggagcaggcagaccagcccacgggccactcaggatttggaaagtgcgggctgggaagtagtcgttcaagaatgtatattaagcacctaggaatgtgaatggagagaggagatacagtgtctgggtctcagttctagtcagagggtcagataggcactctgcacaccctaagcacgcatctccaatggttgttagatgtgacatcttcgtagcctcctctagctttgaaaggatccaccgagagctggatcataggacagatgaaatgatcaagtaaaactgggacaggggtttgggtccagaagcagggctggctgcctccacagagcagggtgggggactacaggggtggtggctggggagggatttgccaaaccagggatctcaccgatctcttgatttccagtgggtgggcttcatctggggggcttcatgtgaagaagcaaatgagtcaaagaaggctgtggacggggtcccgggccctctgggcggcagagcacagtctgggctcagtgggtgcctgaaacacccatccctttgacggtcccaacttgctctgcctgcccctccccgctgacCACCCCAACAggggccaagaaccgagggtgtgctgagccgaccactcacaaatctgcctccaacctgagccttgatactggtgtgcatggaggatagagtagatcaggcccatggccaggtagaggagaggagaagtggaaaaaccagactcattcaggttttctggaggaccaggcctcccactacgagggcagctagagaggggttggaagggggctggggccatcctctgggacccatacagaaagaacggtgctgtgggagtagcatgtgcaatgcaaggccaggcctctgactctgctccacatatgactctccccagcaccctgtctcccttcttgggtacctggcctgaccagaatttgcaggctatctatcagtccctgggccgtgaccgtgtcgagatcaaggtggcctatgtgcatggggccatggttctgaagtggcatgcctgggacctgacaaaccatgtcccccttctcctgatgcagcgggaacttctggcgctcactgaggcagaggtggagggtaagggggatggcaagctgggaaggctaactgggatggggttcatgggctgggtattcctttcaaggccatggggtctgtcctggttttgcaaaggcatccggaaagtcagtgatgtggatgaacctttctctgtctcctgccccagtgccagctccagggctccttccagcggcagagccaggaacagggcctcctatagagctagaggcgaccccggctctgtgtcaactgtcacctgcggtgtcagagccagcctcccctctgtcagctgttccagaactgcaacccgtgctcccatcttctgcatgtgtgccgggtgctgagcagcagtcagctggaccaccctttttgctggaaagtttcactcaagcaacagccacagagcccaccgcggccccagaggcttcctgccaccgctgggtcaccccaaagaaccagctgggtgaggagaagcctgacctcctggacttccctcccaggctggtggcagagcagctcacgtatatggatgcggtgagcagctgggctctcagggtgggccaggggcacgccttccttctgctctcacctgccccacacctgcctttccctgatgtggactcctatggtctgggaccaaatctcagctccaccacttcccaaccctgtcaacccatcaaggcgcttagccccaagctttcactgtccagctgcggactgtagcgagagaccctgataagcactgatacggaggtactagggagaagaaatgagccagaatggagagaccaatgggcaggccctggtcccgtgggtggaggagggcagctccctgtgttcagtcaagtccatgggtcacccactcatgtgacttggaggatgagtaccctcagcattgattaggcatctgatgtgtccatgaggacagggcagacggaaaaacgtgtggttgcagctcccgtgtgagaatgtgcatctgaaaggggggaaggaccagggggatgaccagttggaggggaggggaagaagcccccttgggttggaccaccttgcagtgccacctggagctgggagttcctgagcatgatcagggtgccaatgccctccttccttcccttgctctgtttgctcctgggtcattgtgtactgggttccctcagggaaaaacaatggaatgaaatccacagtctcgaaccaggctcaggccagattctcagctccctgaggtccagctctgacctgtgacccctacgtaggacatgagtcttgcatgggaaatggctgggtgaaccaaggtccgcctgttctctaggagctgttcaagaagctgctgccccatcagtgcctgggctccgtctggtccaagcgcaacaagcctggcaatgagcacctggcacccacagtccgggccactgtcgcccagttcaatgGTGTGGCCAAgcgtgtcatcaccacctgccttggcaatccgagcatgacagcccgggacagggccatggtggtggagcactggatcaaggtggccaaggtatgcaacgggaagcccagccgaggtgctctcctgagtctcgggcactgctcttcccttgatcaggtctcagggtggaaggccctggtctttgccctagggactgtgcagtccctaggctcttccgtccaggggcatgctgaccttgccttgcatggccccatgctgggatgctccgtttctgcctggctccttccttggagtgaggtaaaatcttcctcctcctctgggcctcacgtgtgcccttcggcaggtccctggacagcggcttcctccagcaggagcactttcccctgagggggactgaagcttgagagccaataaggtgccggctccccaagtgacatcccattctcttccctccccaggcctgtcaaaccctgaggaactactcgtccttacatgccatcctctcggctctacagagtgtctccattcaccgcctcgagaacacgtgggggaaggtttccaggtgagtaggcctctgtccatggagggaccaggatggacgagggagctcccagaggcttgtcctcttccccctcaggcagcttggaccttctgggaggcagcaaaccccgaccacaggacctgggctggtgggtaggtctctcagccttcctggtgaggaggccaccatgcctcccgctttagaaatcagttttgccaaatgtcccacacggggctgaactgcattaaatctcttcacgtgtttccttgacagccactaagctctctgcccatttgaaccccaaattgacccaaacagcgtttctcaatgaatatgggaagggaggcccaggacgagccacatgagagctccctcccatgtcctacaaagaccttagtgctcagaggatcccagaagaaaccctcaaccaggcaggttgacactctggggttctcaaagaaaaggcactcgcactcaaccctgccacattatttgtcgattgatcgtgcctcccttgcctctcttcaggaagccattgaggatctttcaaaagctgtgcagcaaggacagcgcacagggcaggaacctgctcatcaaggtagcctggaaggtgcaggtctggaaagagacgaggggtgggagggaataggatcctgagtggatgaagtcgggaatggtctgaagcattccttggggaggggaagcctttggcatgaatgtggcgacagcctaggtgcggatgccgttggcggcgagggggcaagcaggtggtgtccaagcagactccctagcctacacaccctctctctctgtgttgacagctggtccaggtgggggcctctacaaacctggagagcccagaggacagacctgtgctcagtgatggggttgggctgggttgagggccacaacaatgatgagagtaataggaccctgagtcctcaggagaccatgggagataggtggagttgtcatgtttcccgatgagaaaacaggcttggggaggccaggctgcaagctcaaggtcacacatggagtgaatgttggaatgagattgttctggaatcactcacggcctgcttctggataatggggcctcaggatcagtatgagttaggtcagatgtctaggttctgacgtccaagatggtgggggcaagtggcctgagggtatgatggtctcaaggaacttgtccttggccctgcaggagcgaccatccaatagatttgccaccctggtgatggccctccggggagcccagaagaggatgcagaagaaggtgagtgtgcctgaggcccagggcctccaaagtcagaggaggaggagggctcctccctaagggctggaagcctcccaaaaaggaaagatcaggaagggggggtccttcccactccagctgcggctcctggggccacagcttctacaattcttatttcaaaaggaccaggaggagggcccagagtggtccatagagaatgggttttgcgggtggggagggaccgacctagtgctccattccctggcatttttgaaaagcaggccctgaaggtgatgaggaggagtctgatgttctgggagggggaggggaaagggaacccgtgggggggaggctgctaagggtcctaggctgctccacgtgagcccctgcggtgggctaggaggctggagcattttcagtggagggtccctgtggacaccagcgagcagggactcatcccaaccctccccctcatgacacagggtgtcgtgcctttccttggcacttttctcaccgagctggtgatgttagataccgccatggaggactatctggaggtgggtgagcctgaggattgtgggggagggaccagaatccggaggtttgggagcagaacgcccctgtactgagccctgagctctcaggactcggcaaacctctcctcatgacagcctcacggctaccctgtgagcctgggggctgttgcccatctcagggatgagcgaggtgaggctgcagttaggccacggctcccggtgccgaagactggtgaagcagcagagcttcctgaaggcaaagctgcatgaggtctgtctgagtggacctcagcctcccccggtgagtttgcccgtggggggagaatgaagtcaggaccctccacgtcagcaagcacctccgtAGCCgtagcagccccttcctgcctgaggcttcggcctcccctactgtcttccgagagggtggtgctgcagggtcccgacctgtagccagtccatctgccccatgtcctcctttctctggaccccagagcctggcctagatcccaggcccactatctgtgtatgcacggccccctcacgggtcctggccatggtgcagcatgagaagggatgggaatcaagtgctcctaagaaccaggggcctcattctgatggactttgtctgctttccaggggaatgagatcaaccaccagaaaagaaataaggtgagcatatgtggcgcttcccgcagggaagggtagggagtgggcctcagagatgtccctgggaagaacattgcttggctccatcccctccacctcacatttctgggatcccttgagaagaaagcagtgcaagtcccatcccgttaggagatggggacagagcatggcatccaggaggacttcccggaggaggggctactgatactcacctctgagaacaggtggagaccggatgaatctgcagggaggaggatggcaatgtgtgccaggacctgggatgggtgcccgGTCCCGATGCTctaccctcaccagaccctgcagctccccgccccccctcccaggctccctatacatcctgtgcttctctctctgctcaggaatatcaagtcatgacagacatcatgctgctccaggtggctgccgagaattacaccctagagcccgaggatcctttttgggcctggttccaggctatggagccgctcagcgaggctgagaggtgaggcccatcaggagctgggtcggtgaggttcggggtggactctttctgctggccactcctgggatcctccttccctgggcagcctcaggccttgttgccggggcgccagactccagctgtgggcaaacactggcagggactcttgaatggaagctcctgggcaactcacaggtgtccctctgtccttagctacaccctgtcctgccagctggagccccggtcctagctggtcagcagcactcaagaagaagaactggccgcagtcaacctcagggctgagcaagtgtccagtggccctgcagggattcctcagcagctgcatccttgcgcccatttactccacaccccttccccccatctatttccttatgtagggggcaccatttagttgttttaaatagtaccgtgatagatttgcatgttaggagattaaagcccttgttttgttttagagcccggtgtgtggtttgggtcttttacttcctacagtaatggaaaacttgcacagactctcatattcgttcctgacctaggaaatcttccagagtcatcagctactgtatgtgggaggaaggagaagtgccagcccttctccctagccactggagggcacccccaaatcccccttactcagagcacgcgtccatttcagtcaatgaatttgggcaaacagcagagacagcccctcagaactcctgagatttagaggttgcagggactttcccaggaatagcaacaaccactgaaagtgggagtctttaagacttgtacgccccagagcgccttcctgccccaggactggggttgcctttctccactctaaggccaggaagactgtgtcctgctccttccgttgagatgcttttttggttttgtgtttggttttgtattgcccccgtatttggaacttgtcatattgtagttcaatctctggaactgcatcagcacctagtggggaaaaacacggaaggagatcaaatcctgcgtgtgaaggggacaaagccagaggaagataatttgcagatggactcagggcattcaggactttccagcctcagtctccccgttggccgtttaccaagtttggaatctttctgggattcttgtcaatcatctctggattccctttcctgcttgctaTGTGtgatgggaaaagatgggaggggtaccttaaaggacacacctgagcctggttccatgagtatctatgctgacctaggagccaggatttccagccttcgtgcatctccttatgcggttcttctgaagcagcagttccctccaggccccaggctctgcgtccgatccatggtagccactgttccctggctggcatctggtggatcagggatgggttctctcttgccaggataatgggtcatatcctttttttttgaagttttttttaatttatttgacaaagagcaaTAGTAAGAGattgaacacaagcaaggggagtgtgagagggagaagcaggcctgcagcggaggagcctgatgtgggactcgatcccaggactccgggaccacaccctgagctgaaggcagatgcttaatgactgagccacccaggcgcccctcattttcattttcttaatgactaatgatgttacacatcttttcatgcatatagttgccattttaaaaccttttttgggAAAGTggctgttcaggtcttttgcccttaaaaaaaaaccaacttgggttttcttaatattgagttagaagaattgtttatatattctagatgcaagtcttcttcagatatatgttttgcaaatatcttctcccattttatgcATCATGGAGGATTTTTGAGAATCAAGAAGTTACGGCCTGGGGGGTAGATAGTACTCCCAGGCTGGTGTGTTTCATTCTAGAGTCTCTGATACTTTCGTAGCTGCTTCTGCTGCCAgaccttcctccaattctctcTCACCACAGTGACATGGAAACATCATGTCACCTCCACCTAAAAACTGCAGGTCAGCTCTGGCCTCCactgcccaccctccacctcaCTGGAAGCGATGGTGCTCACCTCCatacttttcttccttgtttggtaACACATAGGAgcaattttttccttgtatatcAGATTATCACATTATATGCCTTAAAAACATGCACTTTTGTCAGTTatagctcaatttaaaaaatcgaGCATCATGTAGCGTtactattgctgcataacaaatgaccccaaatctTATCGTCCAAATAACCACCCTTTGTTATTGCTCGGAAGTCTACAGTTCTGCTGATAGAAGGCAAGCTCAGCTGATCTCAGGCGGGCTCGCTTGCACACCTGCAGTCATATGGAATCTCAGTCTCTCTGTAAGTGGTTCAACAGAATCCAGCCCCCATATTACCATTAGcctgctgtttctgtctctgtggttcCAGTTCATCTAACCGCATTGCTGTACTAACACGGCTTCCAGCAGCCTCTGGAATCCCTCTCATGTGCTGCTGGGCCCAGAGACGGCTTGTAGACCTCTAGGATTGTTTTGATTTGGTTCTctgagaagcagaccctgagaaaaACACTTAAGTATAAGTAGCTCATTTCAGGAAGTTGAgaagtggagaaggaaaggaaggtagaGGGGCAGCCAATACAGTGTCTGTGTTAATGAAGAGGCTACCACTGAGAAACTGGGGCACAGTCCCACTGGGGATGTGCTTCCAGATTGTCCCATCTAAGGGACAAAGAATGGAACCTTTGTTGAGGTTGAGAATCATCTGGTGAGAGTTAACGTGAGCCTCTTTCCTCCTTAATCAGGGTTTTGACTCTGAGGCTTCTCCCTCAAGGCTTTACTGCAAAGGAGTTGCTGGCCGTGGAGGCTGGGTCTAGTCTTGTCAGCTAGGTTCccatttaactattttaagtccaCTATAAGTAGGTGATATTTACCTGGTGGGTAATCACAAAATGCAAATGGACTCAAAGGATACCAGAAGGAAGTCTGACCTGTTTTCCTTCGTGGCATAATCAGCTaaagcccctcccacccccttcaggGACCAAGGGGGCTGGATTTCTGGATTTAAGGCTGCTGGTGTGCCAGTAGTGCATTGGCTGCACCTGTTAGCACTTTCCCGTGGGCAGCAGGATGGAATGCCCATCAGAAGCCAGCACTCCATCCTCTCGTGCATGCATCACCAAATAGAAATCTGCTTTTAATGAAGCAGcagatatttttagtgatttatcaggAAACGTTTTGTTACACGGGATGATGGAATACCGCAGAACATTCACGTAATCCCTGCGGCCTCATGATTTGAAAGTCTATGAA
This region includes:
- the LOC125282106 gene encoding ral guanine nucleotide dissociation stimulator-like, which encodes MLRLQEGTMERFVQSLVPSFPDGSISTTSTIFCMYEMFTSATQVLGQQFNSTLSPFLGTWPDQNLQAIYQSLGRDRVEIKVAYVHGAMVLKWHAWDLTNHVPLLLMQRELLALTEAEVEVPAPGLLPAAEPGTGPPIELEATPALCQLSPAVSEPASPLSAVPELQPVLPSSACVPGAEQQSAGPPFLLESFTQATATEPTAAPEASCHRWVTPKNQLGEEKPDLLDFPPRLVAEQLTYMDAELFKKLLPHQCLGSVWSKRNKPGNEHLAPTVRATVAQFNGVAKRVITTCLGNPSMTARDRAMVVEHWIKVAKACQTLRNYSSLHAILSALQSVSIHRLENTWGKVSR